A window of Oncorhynchus keta strain PuntledgeMale-10-30-2019 chromosome 27, Oket_V2, whole genome shotgun sequence contains these coding sequences:
- the pcsk1nl gene encoding proprotein convertase subtilisin/kexin type 1 inhibitor, like, with the protein MSGPLTNSCSFSSALFLLSISVVLLLPPLQLDAKSLSAARGVEGQGLDATGGGVRRLRRDLRDSLPYEAGMMSYPGESADVLTRRGGNELLYQPEEWRGQGLGQALQQLVENDQRREQETAYLAGLLRLLSEVDVQGPGEEGGEEIQGPGDFQVPYPPDYDETEQGMRMGKPQAAAPWQGLLDPQLTQALLNRYRQERLQQQAGLPAAINRLETGSQDRDEEALRYLVSKVLSNISPTKPQGSSGRRARRDLVSVSGGGGRVRASSSPVLHRSRRSLDSPPSPSLNREHSVGLLRVKRLGDMEGVVVEGPGGPGGEREGHRTPDHMVELQRMKRIDNELQPQPGGRPSRRRRALNYDPIIYDPELLIQHILHYLPQ; encoded by the exons tcattgTCTGCTGCCCGTGGCGTGGAGGGACAAGGTCTGGACGCCACAGGAGGCGGGGTTAGGCGTCTCCGCAGAGACCTCCGTGATTCGCTGCCGTACGAGGCCGGGATGATGTCCTATCCTGGGGAGTCGGCTGACGTCCTGACCCGGCGGGGGGGTAACGAGCTGCTCTATCaaccagaggagtggagggggcagggctTAGGACAGGCTCTGCAGCAATTGGTGGAGAACGACCAGAGGCGGGAGCAAGAAACAGCATACTTGGCCGGGTTGCTCCGCCTCCTCAGTGAAGTCGATGTCCAGGGGCCCGGAGAGGAGGGCGGTGAGGAGATCCAGGGGCCAGGGGACTTCCAGGTGCCCTATCCCCCAGACTACGATGAGACAGAGCAGGGGATGAGAATGGGAAAGCCCCAGGCTGCAGCTCCATGGCAGGGCCTACTGGACCCCCAGCTCACCCAGGCTCTGCTCAACAGATACAGGCAGGAGAGGCTGCAGCAGCAGGCCGGGTTACCAGCCGCCATCAACAGGCTTGAAACAGGCAGCCAGGACCGAGACGAGGAGGCTctgag ATACCTGGTATCTAAGGTCCTTTCCAACATCAGTCCCACCAAGCCCCAGGGTTCATCAGGCCGCAGGGCAAGGAGAGACCTGGTGTCTGTGTCTGGAGGTGGTGGAAGGGTCAGAGCTTcctccagcccagtcctccacAGGTCCCGTCGCTCCCTcgactcccctccttccccttcctTAAACCGGGAGCACTCTGTGGGGCTGCTGAGGGTCAAGAGGCTGGGGGACATGGAAGGGGTGGTGGTAGAGGGGCCTGGTGGgccggggggagagagggagggccacAGGACCCCCGACCACATGGTGGAGCTTCAGAGAATGAAGAGGATCGACAACGAACTGCAGCCCCAGCCTGGTGGGAGACCCAGCCGCAGAAGACGAGCCCTGAACTACGACCCCATAATCTATGACCCCGAGCTGCTAATCCAACACATTCTACACTACCTGCCACAGTAG